Part of the Phacochoerus africanus isolate WHEZ1 chromosome 8, ROS_Pafr_v1, whole genome shotgun sequence genome is shown below.
cccacccacctctCCTCCTTCCGCTCCCCAGACTCTAGTCCCACCCACCCAGGCTCCCACCTGGATCAGAAGCAGTCACCCCTCACTGTCTTTCTTTGCCCGCCTCACTCGGTCTGTCCCCCTCCTGCAGCCAGAGAGAGCCTGTGAACACCTGTGCCAGACCACATCCCTCCTCTGCCCAGGATCCTTTTGTggcttcagcttttttttttattttacttttttctttttacagctgcacctgcaggatatgggagttcccgggccaaaGGTAGAAAGGTAGAATCAgggcagcagctgccggccttcgccacagccacagcaacaccggatccaagccgtgtctacaacctagacagcagctcacagcaatgccggatccttaaccactgagcaaggccagggatccaacctgcatcctcacagagacatcaggttcttgacacacagagccacagtgggaactcctgcggCTGCCTCTAACTCTAACTTAGGATAAAGCGCATGTCCTCTCTgtggccccgcccctccctgattccatttcctccctcttctgctCGGTGACTCCGTCTCAGGCGCACTGGCCTCCTCAGACACAGATACCTGGCCCGcttctacctcagggcctttgcacgggCTGTTCCTTCCACCCAGCTGCTTTCCCccagatgtcaccttctcagggagGCCTCCCTGACCACAGTGTCTCAAGTTTTCCTCTTCTccaccccacaccctcctccaTCCTTGGGATCTTGTCTCCTTCTCACTCACCTACCAGGTTTTATTCATTAATCTTGGCGActctgtctcccccactagaATGTCAGCCCCACAAGGACAGGACTGGGCCAGAGGAGCTGAGCTAAGAATTGAGCATGGATGGGAAGATTGCGGGTCTGACTGGGAAAGGAGGTCAGAATTGAGACGGGGCGATGGGGACTTCAGAGCTaggaggtggggaggcagtgtggctgctgggggtggggagggacctcAGGGCTGGGAGGGCCTCGGCATCAGGAGAGCGTGcgagggaggctgggagaagaCAGGATGGAGGGACGCTGCCGCCCCTGGGCCGCCACACTCACCTTGACCCTGAAGGGGCAGCGGGTCTGGTCCACCAGCATGATGTTCTCGGGCTTGAGGTCGGCATGGATGATGGCCAGCTCCTTGAGCCGGGCCAGGGCTCTGAGCACCTGCAGGGTGACCGTGCGGATGtggcgggcggggaggggcgcGAAGttgttctccttctggaattcgaAGAGGTTTTGCTCCAGCAGCTCGAAGACCAGGTAGAACTTGAGGGCGTCGTGGAAGAACTCGAGGAAGCGGATGACGTGGGCCTCCTCCGGGTCCAGGCCCCTCATGCACCGCAGCAGCTTCAGCTCGTTCTTGATGATGCGGTTACGGTAGGCGTCGTTCTTCAGGATCTTGATGGCCACCATCTCGCCCGTGCTTCGCCGCCAGCCCTTGGCCACCTCCCCAAAGGTGCCCTTGCCCAGCACCTCGATGATGTCGTAGCAGTCGGTCTCCGACTGGATGGTGGCCATGGCGCCCCTGCCAACAGACACTGCccggccgccgcccccgccccacgGGCTCTGTCTGCGAGGCCTCCGGCCCTGCCGCCGGCCCCGAGGGTCCCCACCGTGGGGGAAAGAGAACCGCTCTCGTGCCTTTCCCTGCGAGGTtcacccctgcctccctggcaACCCCCAGACCCCTGGGCCACACAGGGAGTCTTCCAGggcctgcacccctcccccaaagcccTCCTGGCTTGGGACGAGGGGCCCCAGGCCCCCCCGAATgggttccagtgttgctgagtGGCTCTGGTTCTGTTGTTGGAGACCTGAGCCCCCGGCtggaatggggggtggggtggcaggtagtgccccctcccccgcccagtgGCAGAACCCTGGCGAGGCTAGACAGGGGAAGGGTCAACAGAGAGGGGAGTCTGATCATGGACCTTGGGCACAGAGGGATGAGACACTCCTAAGCAGAGGTGAGGAGAGGCGAGCTTCCCAAGCTCGGGGGTTTGTGTGGGCCTATCTGTTCAGAAAACATGGGCtcctgggagttctcgtcatggctcagtggttaacgaatccaactaggaaccatgaggttgcgggtttgatccctggccttgctcggtgggttaaggatccggcgttgccatgagctgtggtgtaggtcggcggctagagctccgattcgacccctagcctgggaacctccatatgccacaggagcagctcaagaaaaggcgaaaagacaaataaaataaaaattaaaattaaaaaaaatgcttaaagtcagagttcccactgtggtgcagtgggttaaggatctgtcggtgttgctacagctatggcataggtccctgccatgggtgtggcccccaaaatgcCTAAGCCAGAGGTAAGCTTTGACCCTGAGCAGTCTGGCTCTACAGCAGAGCTCTGAACCACGCCCCCACACAGCCTCCCAGGGTCCCCGGGACATCAGGGGAGGTAGGCAGAAATGCCAGACATGCACTGGATGCCCACGTGGACCCAGGAGAGAACTGGGGAATTGTCAGCACAGAGTTGAGGCATGGAAGCTAAGGGGAGGGTGGCGTGACCCAAGGAGGGGTGGCGAGGAGCCCTGGGGACCCCAGGGGCACAAGGATAGAGAGGAgtgggggagagaagagagcaTTCAGGAAGGAGCCTGAGAAGCCACTACACAGGAGACAGAAGAGGCCTGGAGCGTGGCCACAGGGAGGCCACCGAAGCCACTGACAGATCAGCTGTGGGGAGAGGAAATCCCCAAATGCTGGGGGCCCAGGCCGGGGCTGTGCACCAGGAAGGGAGGGGACTCCTGCCTCATTTGATGGGTGAAGAGGAAGGGGGGCTGGCTTGAAGGGAGAAGGTGCTGGAATAAGTGGGGAGTCTGAGCACTCAAGGGCACACCCCTTCATCCTCTTGAATGggaggaagagaatgaagagagTGAGAGGAAACTAGCGGCACCAAGGCGAGATTTGGGATTGGGACAGAACAGCTTGTCTAGGGCACCTCACAGACATGAggagtctgggagttccccgccgtggcacagtgattaacaaatccgactaggaaccatgaggttgcgggttccatccgtggccttgctcagtgggttaacgatccggcactgccatgagctgtggtgtaggtcgcagacatggcctggatcccacattcctatggctctggcgtaggccggtggctacagctccgattcgacccctagactgcgaacctccatatgctgcgggagtggctctagaaaaggcaaaaagacaaaaaaaaaaaaaagcatggggaGTCTGGGGAGTGGGGAGTCGAGGCttaaatccctttttttttttcccttttctttttagggctgcaccttcagcatgtggaagttcctgggctaggggtcgaatcatagctgtagctgccggcctacaccgccaTCAGCAActccacatctgagctgcatctttgacctatgccacagctcgcagccaggaatcaaacccgcatcctcatggatactagtcggcttcttaacccgctgagccacaacaggaactcccaaggcttaGCTCCTGAGTGGGGATGGGTCCTTGGAAGCTGAGGCCTAGCCTCAGTAGGGAACTGAGGACCCTGGACTGAGTCCTAAGAGGCAGCCGAGTGTCTGGAGTGAAGGCTCTGAGGCCCTGAGCTTGGAGAGGGGATCGGGAGGGGCCTccttgggtggggctggggtggacgGGGCAGTCAAACCAGCCAGACAGGAAAGGGACAGGCCAGGATGCAGAAGCgctcctggaggtggggaggtggccagcagagggcaggtAGGTGGCAATCCAGCCATTCTTGTCTGCTCTCTTAGGCCCCTGGGGTTGTCCTGGCCAGAGTCGGTCCTCCAGCACAGGCAGAGTCCCCGGCAGAGGAGTCCTGCagctgagctctgctggggaACTTCCTCAGCTCAGAGGCTCCCGGGGTAGCCTGTCTCCTTGCACCCAGGATCCCCTTAGGCTGACCTCAAGGGGCTCCTTTCTCTGTGCCCCGGCCCTCCTCAATCACGCACATACAGAGGAGAGCTGACACAAGCTACCTCTGGATTATTTTATTCACATAGCTTGGCACTCCTGCCAAGGCGCTGGGCACGGcctccccggccccgcccccatcAGTCGCCCACCTCCCAGCCCTCTGAGGGTTAGTGCTAGTTATCTCACACACAAAacaagggggacagggagggaaagATGGGAGGGGAGTCTCTCTCTGCTCAGGGGTTTCAGATAACGGCAGCCTGAGCCCCCTCCATcctggcagggcctgggggccCGGTCTCCGAAAATCCCACGCTGGGCAGCCGGACCCGGAATCCACCCTCTTCCTGGTCCCCACTCCCGCTCCGGGCCTTGGGGCTTAGGGACACCCGGGGGAAGCGGAACTTGGGTGACTTCTCCCCGCCAGGCGATTTGGGGGCTGCCTCGCCTTCCTGCCCTCGAGAGGCTTTGGAAGGCGCAGCCAGGCCCACGCGGGGCAAGCGGACTCGGACCCGGCCTCGGCGCCCCAAGGCCCCTTCCCCgccaccctcctcttcctcctcctccgggCTTGGGGAGCCTTCCCCCGTGACTGCCTCGCTCTGGCTGAAGCCCACGCGGGGCAGCCTCAGTTTGGGGCTCTTGGCCTTCTCGCCCTCCTCAACCCCCTCCTTGGCCCGTGCCAGGCCAAACCGGGGCAGCCGCACCTTGAGCTTGTGTCCAGCATCGCCCTCGCCCTCTGCCACCTGGTACTCAGCGCGGCTACCCACGGTGGGCGGGGAGAGCTCCACATCAGGCAGTGAGAGATGCAAGGTACGCTCGGCCCCTGGGGGCTGGTCCCCAGGCCCctcgcccccagccccagctctggccCCCAGTGTGGGCATCTTCAGCCTCAGCCCACCCTCACCTGTGGCTGCCTCGTGCACCTGTGCCTCTCGGCTCAGCCCCACATCCAGCTCAAGCTGGGGCACTGTCACAGCAGGCATCTTAAAGACACCCTCGCCCACCAAAAGCTCGCTACCCACCACCTGGGCTCCAGGTAGAGACAAGGTCACCTGAGGCACCTGGACCCTGTACCCTGCTGTGCCCTCTGCTGGAGGGGCTGCACACTCAGCCTGCTGCCCTGGAGTGGTGCCCAGGCCAGCCTCCCCAAAGCCGGTCAGCTCCACCTGGGGCAGTGAGAGGCCCAGCGGCATCCTTGgtcccccagcctggccctcagGGCCCACCTGCCTGGCTGTGGACACTTGAAGGCCTGACAGACGTCCTCCACTGACAGCTACCCTCCCTTCTGCCCCCACTTCCTCCTGGGCCCCCAGAGTGACCAATTCCACCTCAGGGATCTTCAGCTGCCCAGCTGTAGACTCTGGCTTTTCCCCGGGGCTGACGTGCCCACTCTGGATTTCTGCTTCCTTCCCTCGAGCAAGCCCAAAGGAGGGCATCTTCAGCTTGGGCATCTTCACCTTCCCATCCCAACCCCTGCCCTTGCCCTCCACCTCGGCCACCCCTGGCACCAGATCTCCTGCCTCGGTGTCCCGGCCTTTGACCCCAAACTTGGGCAGGGCAAACCTGGGCCCCTTGAGCTTGACATCGGCCCCCGCCACCTCCACCTTGCCCGTGGGCGGATGGGCATCCAGGCTGAGCTGCGGGATGGACAGATCGAGGGCGGGCAGCAggcctgcctcccccagccctttgGCCTCCGCCTCGCTCCCCACCCGAGCCTTGGGGAGTGAGATGGCAAACTTGGACACCTTCAGCTTGGTGGCCCGACTGGCCCCCTCAGCCTCTGCCTTGGTCACCTTTGGCCCCGAGAGTCCAAACTTGGGCAGCGAGAACTTGGAGGAGGGTTTGACTTTCATCTCCGTCGCCTCTACCTGCCCTTCTTCGACTTCCGCTGTGGGCAGCTGTGGAGTGACAATCTCAACAGAAGGCAACCGGAAGGCCACTTCCCCGACCCCTGCTACCACCCCAGGGGCCCCTGCCTGCTCCCCCTTGCCCACTTCAGCGGCCGGGACGTGCCCCTCCAGGCCAAGGGCCCCAGGCAGGTCTAGCTCCACTGAGGGCAGTGTGAGAGAGGGGGCACTCACACGAGCCTCGCCGCCCACCTCCGGCTGCAGACATGGAAGTGTCACCAGCTTCCCTGAGACCTCAGCCCCTGCCTCACCTGGCTTCCCTCTCAATGGGGACGCTGGCCTCCCTAGCTTGGGCATGGTTATCTTGGGCATCTTGAAGCCAAATTCCAGCCCCTCTGCCTGCTCTGCCCCAGCAACTTTCAGCGGCACCTCTGGAGCCTTGGGCAGCTTCACCTCAGGTGCCTTTGGCAGGTGCACCTCTGGGACCTTTGGTGCCTGCACTTCCGGCAGCCGCATCTCTGATACCTTTGGCAGTTGCACTTCTGGGAGGTGCACGTCGGGCACGACCATCTCGGGCACCTTGGGGAGTTTTATTTCCGGGAGCTTCATTTCAGGGAGTTTCACGTCGGGGACTTTCATCTCGGAGACTtttggcagctgcacctctgggAGGTGCACGTCCGGCACGACCATCTCCGGCACTTTTGGGAGTTTCGCCTCCGAGACTttcggcagctgtacctctgggAGTCGCACCTCAGGCACAGCCATCTCGGGCACCTTCGGGAGCTTCATCTCGGGGAGCTTCATCTCAGGAACTTTCGGGAGCTGCACTTCTGGGAGCTGCACTTCCGGCACGGCCATCTCGGGCACCTTCGGGAGCTTCATCTCGGGGAGCTTCATCTCGGGCACCTTCGGCAGCTTCATCTCGGGGACTTTCGGGAGCTGCACTTCTGGGAGCTGCACCTCTGGCACGGCCATCTCGGGCACCTTCGGGAGTTTCACCTCGGGCACCTTTGGGAGCTTCATCTCGGGGACTTTTGGCAGCTGAACTTCTGGAAGCCTCACCTCTGGCACAGCCATCTCGGGCACCTTTGGGAGTTTCATCTCTGGCACTTTGGGGAGCTCCACCTCTGGGAGTCGCACATCTGGAAGGGCTGCCTCTGGCATTTTGGGGAGCTTGACTTCTGGGGCCTTGGGGAGTTTCACCTCAGGTGCCTTGGGTACCTTGACCTCAGGCGGCGAGACCCCGATGCCAAAGGAGGGCATCTTGATGGTGGGCAGCTTCAGCTTGCTCTCAATGGCTTCAGGGGCAGTGGGCCGGGGCTCCAGGAGGGAAAGCCCGAAGGTGGGCATTCGAAGTCTGGGCACCTTCGCCCTGGCCTCAAGGCTGTCCTTGGCCACCTTGGCCTCCGCAACTTCCTTTGCTCGAGCCCCAAACCGGGGGAAACTGAGGCGGGGCATCTTCAGGGCCACCTCAGGTGCCTCTCCTGGGGCCTCTACCTCTGCACCAGGCAAGGCCAGGTCCACCCCCACTGTAGGAGCTGCCACATCCAGGGTGGGCACCGTCACTGCCACAGCCCCTTCCCGGGTCTCCAGGCAGGGAAGTGTGGGCAGAGTGGGCAGTGAGGGCAAGGAGGGCAGCTCCACTTGGGGCAGCTGGATCCCTACAGCCGCAGGCTCCACAGTAGGTTCTGCTGGGGCTCCTAGCCCAAGGGTTGGCAGGTGGAGGGCAAAGCCACCGGCAGCCTCTGCTGCAGGGGCCACCTCCCGCCCCTTGGGGGCTGAGACCTGGGGGACAGCCACCTCGGCGCCCGGCAGCCGGGGCCCAACCAGCTCCACCTGGGGAGCTGTGAAACGAGCTCCTGCTGCCACCTCGGCCTCTGCTTTGGCCTTCCTGGGGGGAGGAGCGGCGGCAGCCAGCCGGGCTACCTGGGCCTCTTCGGCCACTTCTCGGACACGCAGCCGAGGCAGCTGGAGGCGCCGGCGGGTGGGGGCAGCCGGGACGGGACCCTTGACAGCCTCGGCTTTGAGGCCTCGACGCAGACGGGAGAACTTGGGAAAGGAGAATTCGACGTCAACAGGGGCCAGGTCTGCAGGgacccccagggccccaggcaccaccatcttcttcttcttcttcacagGGGACAGACTCTGGATgttctggggagagaggagagaggcaggaggcgGTAGGACAGTGGGAGGCCTGGGGTGGACCAAGGGAGCCCCGTGTGCTATTGTACCAGGCTGGGCATGTGTTGCATTGAGCATCTTGTCCTCAAAACATCACCCCACTTCCTGCCTGTCACTTTCACCATTACCACCCTAGAAGGCAAGGGCTTTCATTTAGAACCTTACAGTGAATCACCAAGAGTGGAGAAACTGACCCAAGACTTCTAGCTCCTCATTCCAGGATTTTCCCCAATATCCTTATTCtagagatgtggaaactgaggcccaaggaagGAGAGAAACCTGTCCAGGGTCACATAAGAGAGCAGCGCTCAGGCTTGAACCTGGCCTCTCTGGTTTAGGACCCCTGGTGAGGTAGGTGAGGGTCCAGGTCTGGGATGGGTGggtccccctccccagggaggagTTCAGGGACAGAGaacaggagggagagggtgggattAGCTCTGGGTTAGTGACGAGACAGAGGGCAAGGCTGGCCCACGGTGTGGGGGCAGTGGGGCTCACGGCGCAGAGATGGGATCGCTAGGGCCGTCCAGGGCCGGGACCGGGCTAAGCACGCGTACCAGCTTGGCCACTTTGGCCCGCGGGCCCTTGATCTCGTAGCCGGCCACGGTCCCAGGCCGCAGCGCCAGGTCCCCGGTGGGCACAGTGCGCTTCAGGCAGAAGGAGACCTTGTAAGGCTCGGCGCATTGCAGCAGGCGTAGTGCGTCCTCATACTTGAAGTTCTCAAAGAACACGCGGGCGCTCAGCAGCTGGTCCCCTGCAGGCCaggtggaggtgggcagggcGTGGGCATCTCCCGGCTCCACCCAGGCCTGTTCTGCCCACTTCCCTAGAGCCAGAAGAGCGAAGCAAAGCGCATGTGCAAGCCCCAAATGTGGGCCCCGCCTATACCCGAGCACTGGATCAAGAAGCAAAGTTCATCCTTTTTTGAGGTTCTGACACTTAAGTACAAGGCCACAGCCAAGGCTTTAGCCCTGCTTCCCTCACTGAACAAATCCAAGTTCGTTCAGGCCACGCCCCCTTTTTacactcctcccccttcctcgcTTTATCAGAAGAGACCGTACAGAAGCTCCCACCCCATTAttcaccctcccccccccaccccgggctccTGTGAGGATTTACTCTCCATCAGATGCTAGGGAGGAACGGTCCCCAGTCCTAGCTCGGGTCAGTCCCTCCAATGCCTTCTCAGGGACATACTCTGGccattctcccctctctccccacactCTCAGTGTGCCTTCCACATTGTTCCCATCAGCAAACAACAGAGCATTCTTTCTCCCATAAGAAAGGGTGTCTTTGACCTCACTCCTCCTGGAGCTTCTGCCCTGTTTATCTGTTCGCCTTAGTGGCAGAACTCATTGAGTTCTCCAGCTGCGTTATTTCCGCTTCTCCCATCACACTTCTGACGCCCCCTCCCAGAGCCTTGAACTGCTCCTCGAAAGGTGCCACTTGGTGACCTCTGTGTAGCTAAATCCAATGGTCAAGTCCCAGACTTCCTCTGCTCGAACCCCTGCTTTGAAACCTGGCTTCGCTCTCTCTCTGCTTGCGTGGCTTGGCTTCCAGGGTGCCACACTATCTGGAACCTCCCTAGAGGCTCCTTCTCAGCCTCCCGGGAGGGTTCCTCCCCACCTCCTAGACCTGTTAAAGACATACGGTCCCAGAGCTCAGGCCTCAGACCTCTTCTCCATCGAAGCACATTCAGATTCAGGAGTTCAAGGATCATAAATCTGCTGACAACTCCCAAGTGTATCTCTCCAGCCCAGCACTGCCTCCTCCATCCTAAACTCACGTATCCAACTGTCCCTCCACACCTGCTCCTTGGCGTTCACTTCCCGTTTAAGAGATCCAAACTGTACTCCTGATCTTCCTCCAAACAAGTTCCAGCCCCAAATGTTCCCCATGGGTGGGACCACCAACCCCATTCTCAGGTCGAGAATCCTCGGACACATCCGTGACCCATCTCTTTCCATCACAAACCATATCCAGTCCTGCAGGCTATTCCTTCAAATTATATCCAGAATCCAAACCCTTCTCTTCACCTCTTGTGACACTGTTTTGGCTCCAAGCATCAccgcctctctctctccctttttttttttttttgtcttttttgggctacacccgcagcatatggaggttcccaggctaggggtcaaattggagctgtagctgctggcctacacggaatctgagccacatctgcgacctacaccacaactcacagcaacagtggatccttaacccactgggcgaggccagggattgaacctatgtcctcatgggtgctagtcagattcatttccgctgagccacgatgagaactcccatgcATCACCATGTCCTACCTGGATAATCACAGTAGCCTCTTTATTGGTCTCCTTGCTCCCCATCCTGCCCTGGACTGTTTACTGCTAAAAGAGCATCTCAGCAGCCAATTCATGTTCCTCCTCCACTCACAACCCTTCCACACTAAAAGTCAAAGTCCTCTAAAAACTGCTCTTTCAAAAAACCTCTCTGGCCTCATCTCTTACTCTACTCTTCACTAAATCTATTCCACCGGCTGGCTTCCTTGCTGTTCCTCCACCAGGCCAGGCACACTCCCATCTTGGGGCGtttgcactggctgttctctCCTCCTGGAATGCCCTTCCAGATGGCCGCGTAGCTCATTCCCTTACCCCCTGCAGGCCTTTCTGGCCTTCCTGgctcacacttttaaaaatacagcttccctgagttcccgtcgtggcgcagcggttaatgaatccgacttggaaccatgaggttgcgggttcgatccctggcctcctgcagtgggttaaggatcctgcgttgccgtgagctgtggtgtaggtcacagacgtggctcggatcccacgttgctgtggctctggcgtaggccagcgtctacagctcccattagacccctagcttgggaacctccatatgccgtgagtgcggccaaagaaaagacaagaaataaataaataaataaaaataaaaataatacaaaataaaaatacagcttcccggagttcccgtcgtggctcagcggttgacgaatccgactaggaaccatgaggttgcgggtttgacccctggccttggtcagtgggttgagggtgagctgtggtttaggctgtggtgtaggccgcagacacggttcggatcccacattgctgtggctctggcataggccggcagctacagctctgattagatccctagcctgggaatctccatgtgccgtgagtgcggccctagaaaagattaacaaacaaaaatacagctTCCCTTCTGGCATCCATAAACATATGTTGCCCTCTAATTTActgtgtattttacatattttgctTAAATATGTCTCTCCCcgctagaatgtaagctccacaagTGCAGAGAATGttgtctgttttgctcactgcAATAGCCCAAGCATCAGAATAATCTCTGGAAATAGAAGCCACTTAGTAAATAGTTGTTGGATGAATAAGTCACATCAGCCTCATCCATGTTACCTAAACATCCCTTACTTACTAAGCTCCCCGCCCACCCCCTCCAACTTAACCCCGCCTCTTTTCTTCAGCTTCAACAACAAAACTGTAACCAGCACTTAAATTGTGCTTACCATGAGCCACATAGCTACGTGCTGTTTTCGAATACTGACTCATTTAATCCACATAATAACCCTATCCACATAATAACTAGAATCACTCCCATTTTAGAGACGAGAAAACCGAGGTACAAAAAGATCACAAGATAGTAAAGTGCAAAACGGGAGCTGAACCGAAACAATGAACCCCAACCCCTGTTCAGAGCAACCGCAAAGCCAACACACAAAGCCCCGCCCCAAGTCCCTCTAACCCCGCCTCCGGGCCCCCCGGCCGAGCTCCGGATCCAGGGCCGATTCTTAACCCCGCCCCCGCAAGGAGGCCCCGCCCCATGGCCCTGCCCCGCCCACCTTCCTGCAAGCTGAGGCTCTTGGCCGCCGGCGAATCCTCGCGGAGCTCCCGAACGAAGATTCCCTCCTTGCCGCCGCCCGCTACGTTGATGCCGCTGACCCCAGTCTGCGCCTCCGTTTCCACGATGATCTCCACCAATTCCGCCCGCCTCAGCTCCTGCGAAGGCGAGCGAGGGGTCGCCATGGCGTGTTAGGGCCCGACCTCGCCCCGAGTCCGCCATGGCGCTTAAAGAGGCTCTTAAACAGGTCTTCCGGGCACAGGCGCCTCGGCGGGGCTCAGGCAGGTGGTGTGGGCCCAGCCTCTCCGGCATCTCCACTTAAGTGAGCTCGAGGGCCGCTCGCTCTGTGAGATTCGCGGAAGGGTTCAACGGCTCAGCCGCCTCAGCGGCCCCGAGGATCTACGCCCCCCCTCCACCTGGCCCCTGCCGGGAGGGGCGGTATTGTAgaggaggggcg
Proteins encoded:
- the PRX gene encoding periaxin isoform X1, yielding MEARSRSAEELRRAELVEIIVETEAQTGVSGINVAGGGKEGIFVRELREDSPAAKSLSLQEGDQLLSARVFFENFKYEDALRLLQCAEPYKVSFCLKRTVPTGDLALRPGTVAGYEIKGPRAKVAKLNIQSLSPVKKKKKMVVPGALGVPADLAPVDVEFSFPKFSRLRRGLKAEAVKGPVPAAPTRRRLQLPRLRVREVAEEAQVARLAAAAPPPRKAKAEAEVAAGARFTAPQVELVGPRLPGAEVAVPQVSAPKGREVAPAAEAAGGFALHLPTLGLGAPAEPTVEPAAVGIQLPQVELPSLPSLPTLPTLPCLETREGAVAVTVPTLDVAAPTVGVDLALPGAEVEAPGEAPEVALKMPRLSFPRFGARAKEVAEAKVAKDSLEARAKVPRLRMPTFGLSLLEPRPTAPEAIESKLKLPTIKMPSFGIGVSPPEVKVPKAPEVKLPKAPEVKLPKMPEAALPDVRLPEVELPKVPEMKLPKVPEMAVPEVRLPEVQLPKVPEMKLPKVPEVKLPKVPEMAVPEVQLPEVQLPKVPEMKLPKVPEMKLPEMKLPKVPEMAVPEVQLPEVQLPKVPEMKLPEMKLPKVPEMAVPEVRLPEVQLPKVSEAKLPKVPEMVVPDVHLPEVQLPKVSEMKVPDVKLPEMKLPEIKLPKVPEMVVPDVHLPEVQLPKVSEMRLPEVQAPKVPEVHLPKAPEVKLPKAPEVPLKVAGAEQAEGLEFGFKMPKITMPKLGRPASPLRGKPGEAGAEVSGKLVTLPCLQPEVGGEARVSAPSLTLPSVELDLPGALGLEGHVPAAEVGKGEQAGAPGVVAGVGEVAFRLPSVEIVTPQLPTAEVEEGQVEATEMKVKPSSKFSLPKFGLSGPKVTKAEAEGASRATKLKVSKFAISLPKARVGSEAEAKGLGEAGLLPALDLSIPQLSLDAHPPTGKVEVAGADVKLKGPRFALPKFGVKGRDTEAGDLVPGVAEVEGKGRGWDGKVKMPKLKMPSFGLARGKEAEIQSGHVSPGEKPESTAGQLKIPEVELVTLGAQEEVGAEGRVAVSGGRLSGLQVSTARQVGPEGQAGGPRMPLGLSLPQVELTGFGEAGLGTTPGQQAECAAPPAEGTAGYRVQVPQVTLSLPGAQVVGSELLVGEGVFKMPAVTVPQLELDVGLSREAQVHEAATGEGGLRLKMPTLGARAGAGGEGPGDQPPGAERTLHLSLPDVELSPPTVGSRAEYQVAEGEGDAGHKLKVRLPRFGLARAKEGVEEGEKAKSPKLRLPRVGFSQSEAVTGEGSPSPEEEEEEGGGEGALGRRGRVRVRLPRVGLAAPSKASRGQEGEAAPKSPGGEKSPKFRFPRVSLSPKARSGSGDQEEGGFRVRLPSVGFSETGPPGPARMEGAQAAVI
- the PRX gene encoding periaxin isoform X2, with protein sequence MVVPGALGVPADLAPVDVEFSFPKFSRLRRGLKAEAVKGPVPAAPTRRRLQLPRLRVREVAEEAQVARLAAAAPPPRKAKAEAEVAAGARFTAPQVELVGPRLPGAEVAVPQVSAPKGREVAPAAEAAGGFALHLPTLGLGAPAEPTVEPAAVGIQLPQVELPSLPSLPTLPTLPCLETREGAVAVTVPTLDVAAPTVGVDLALPGAEVEAPGEAPEVALKMPRLSFPRFGARAKEVAEAKVAKDSLEARAKVPRLRMPTFGLSLLEPRPTAPEAIESKLKLPTIKMPSFGIGVSPPEVKVPKAPEVKLPKAPEVKLPKMPEAALPDVRLPEVELPKVPEMKLPKVPEMAVPEVRLPEVQLPKVPEMKLPKVPEVKLPKVPEMAVPEVQLPEVQLPKVPEMKLPKVPEMKLPEMKLPKVPEMAVPEVQLPEVQLPKVPEMKLPEMKLPKVPEMAVPEVRLPEVQLPKVSEAKLPKVPEMVVPDVHLPEVQLPKVSEMKVPDVKLPEMKLPEIKLPKVPEMVVPDVHLPEVQLPKVSEMRLPEVQAPKVPEVHLPKAPEVKLPKAPEVPLKVAGAEQAEGLEFGFKMPKITMPKLGRPASPLRGKPGEAGAEVSGKLVTLPCLQPEVGGEARVSAPSLTLPSVELDLPGALGLEGHVPAAEVGKGEQAGAPGVVAGVGEVAFRLPSVEIVTPQLPTAEVEEGQVEATEMKVKPSSKFSLPKFGLSGPKVTKAEAEGASRATKLKVSKFAISLPKARVGSEAEAKGLGEAGLLPALDLSIPQLSLDAHPPTGKVEVAGADVKLKGPRFALPKFGVKGRDTEAGDLVPGVAEVEGKGRGWDGKVKMPKLKMPSFGLARGKEAEIQSGHVSPGEKPESTAGQLKIPEVELVTLGAQEEVGAEGRVAVSGGRLSGLQVSTARQVGPEGQAGGPRMPLGLSLPQVELTGFGEAGLGTTPGQQAECAAPPAEGTAGYRVQVPQVTLSLPGAQVVGSELLVGEGVFKMPAVTVPQLELDVGLSREAQVHEAATGEGGLRLKMPTLGARAGAGGEGPGDQPPGAERTLHLSLPDVELSPPTVGSRAEYQVAEGEGDAGHKLKVRLPRFGLARAKEGVEEGEKAKSPKLRLPRVGFSQSEAVTGEGSPSPEEEEEEGGGEGALGRRGRVRVRLPRVGLAAPSKASRGQEGEAAPKSPGGEKSPKFRFPRVSLSPKARSGSGDQEEGGFRVRLPSVGFSETGPPGPARMEGAQAAVI